One genomic region from Anopheles bellator chromosome 2, idAnoBellAS_SP24_06.2, whole genome shotgun sequence encodes:
- the LOC131208757 gene encoding protein NASP homolog, which produces MAEKSETLVTKEDKVNDAKELFGRGSRNYCMRQYSEAADDLSSCCALYSEMHGSLADECGLPYLLYAKSLIAIGKDENNLIVPGEDEEEDDDDDEEGAEEEEGPEDAEGATDKAEGSDEAEDGEDQKEGKDDEEDKMDAEETPVQKEDSASATEEKKTSDEKKAEEKDDTEKAGTSEAKADKAAEPQPGPSTSNGSAGAPVEVTEDSAGNLQVAWEILELAVKIFEKQGEKGYENLTECYSELAGISFENSHFQEAINDYQKALAIHGKTDKIDLRLMAEINYKVGLCYLMLNNFDASIDSFRAAVVELEKVTEAEKAKEQTDETKETIKELVETKNDILEKILDVEEAKKTSLEEVKRELSKIIASGAGPSASTTNGAGPSSSSSSSSATVATNGSKSSTAPTATPTACASSGSSTAAKPANDISHLIKRKKPDSASSEESPAKKTATEQDNAERVS; this is translated from the exons atggcagaaaaatcggaaacacTCGTCACCAAGGAGGACAAGGTGAACGATGCGAAGGAACTGTTTGGCCGTGGTAGCCGAAACTATTGCATGCGACAGTACTCGGAGGCGGCCGATGATTTGAGTTCGTGCTGTGCGCTATACTCCGAGATGCACGGCTCGCTGGCCGACGAATGTGGCCTTCCGTATTTGCTGTACGCAAAGTCATTGATTGCTATcggaaaggacgaaaacaatCTGATCGTCCCGGGCGAGGATgaagaagaggacgatgacgatgacgaggagggCGCTGAAGAGGAGGAAGGCCCCGAAGACGCCGAAGGAGCCACCGATAAGGCCGAAGGATCCGATGAAGCTGAAGATGGTGAAGACCAGAAAGAGGGTAAAGACGATGAAGAAGACAAAATGGACGCTGAGGAAACGCCCGTCCAGAAAGAGGATTCGGCTTCGGCGacggaagaaaagaaaacgagcGACGAGAAAAAGGCTGAAGAAAAAGATGACACGGAGAAAGCGGGCACCTCTGAGGCCAAGGCCGATAAGGCGGCGGAACCGCAACCAGGTCCGTCCACGTCGAACGGCTCCGCAGGAGCCCCGGTGGAAGTGACGGAAGATTCGGCCGGTAACTTGCAGGTCGCGTGGGAAATTCTCGAACTGGCGGTTAAGATTTTCGAAAAGCAGGGCGAAAAAGGATACGAAAATCTGACCGAGTGCTACTCGGAGCTGGCCGGAATATCATTTGAGAACAGCCACTTTCAGGAGGCCATCAATGATTACC AGAAAGCTTTGGCTATTCACGGAAAAACGGACAAAATCGATTTGCGCCTGATGGCCGAGATCAACTATAAGGTGGGCCTATGCTATCTGatgttgaacaattttgatgcgtcgatcgattcgttccGGGCCGCGGTCGTCGAGCTGGAGAAGGTAACCGAGGCAGAAAAGGCCAAAGAGCAGACGGACGAGACGAAGGAAACGATCAAGGAGCTGGTGGAAACCAAGAACGATATTCTGGAGAAGATCCTCGATGTTGAAgaggcgaagaaaacg TCACTCGAAGAGGTGAAGAGGGAACTGTCCAAGATaatcgcttccggtgctggaCCCAGCGCTAGTACCACCAACGGAGCCGgcccgtcatcatcatcgtcttcgtcatcCGCTACTGTGGCTACTAACGGCTCCAAGTCATCGACGGCACCAACAGCTACACCTACTGCCTGTGCCTCCTCTGGGAGTTCCACGGCAGCCAAACCGGCCAACGATATTTCGCACCTCATAAAGCGCAAAAAACCCGACAGTGCCAGCTCGGAAGAATCTCCGGCCAAAAAAACCGCAACTGAACAGGATAACGCGGAGCGGGTTTCGTAA